The genome window TCTCGAGCCACTTGAGTCCATTTCATGACTGAGCAACGCTTCTTTAACGTGGGCCTCACACAGGCACGGCAAGCACCATGTGTGAGGATCACTGCTGGGGACATGAACGACAATGTTTGTCCCTGATGAGGGCATCACCGAGGAAAAACTTAACTAATaccaccataggcgctgacttccccgtTTCCCCTGTGTGCTCGACCTCCCTCTACCcctggccctgaccccactccaccccttccatacggccccgccccaccccacctcttcccaccctagccccaccccccatgccaaccccttaccccaaggccccaccccaactctgcctcctccctgcccctattccaaccccttccccaaggctcacTGAGCTGTCATTCTCAGGACAAGTCCTACCAAAATTTGAAAAGCTGGTTACAACATTCCGATTCTCCAGAAgagtagctgattttaatgagatgcATATTATTGTTAACAGCTCCGCCATAGCGCTCTTAGGTCATTTCACAACTCTTGGGCATTTGCAACCTGGCAAGGATCTCCTCTGGTCTTGGTGACGTCTGGCTCTTTCATTAATCAGTCTGTTCTATTATCTCTGCTTCACACCTCAAGCCCTGATGTTCATTTCTTGaaaagagcagctccagggctggtctCTTCCCACCACACTCAGTGTGGTAAAAACTGTTGCAAAGAAATCAGTCTCTCAGCATTGTCATTACCCTCCTCAATtgttccctttatttgttttatatttttggctaTTCCCTCTTCTAATTCCATTTTAACCCCCTAATTCCTATCATTCGCTTCACCCAGTGTACTTAATGTGGCTTTCTACTGGCTTCACAGGGTTAATACTTTTCATTTGCTGAAGGATCCCTCTTTAGCTCTAACAACCTCTTGCTCCTGACCAGGTGGCCAGATGCggttactgtactgtatttcttcctttccttttcctttgctgccCAGGAGGCTTCCTTGCTTTAAGGTCTTTTTCACTCACTTCCCTTCTGCAAGGTAATGTGATACTGACTcatttctctctgttttattttcagacaaaCTCCAGGCTGAGCTCAGTAAGTTCCATTCCCCCCAGTACGACCCTTGGGTGACATTGTCTCCTGCTCAGTGTGTCTGTGTCCAGGGGCGTTCTTACCCCTCTCTCTGTGCTTGGTTGCAGGGTGGAGAAGCGCCCGGCTCTACACAGGTACTGTACATACCGCTGGTATTGTATCCATGGTGAGACCCACCTTCCcctgggagctctctgctcctttccctgcacagAGTGTTTCCCTGTGACATTCAGTCGGCTGGAAATAGCAATGTCACTGGGGGCAGACGAAACGCAGATTTATTGCTGAGCACAGGGACACACTCCCTTTGGGAAAGGGCTGATTAGTGATGAAATATGTCCCCTAGTGTCCCCTTCCCAGGGCCGTACCTGGGTTCTGCAGGATGGGCATTCTTATCTGCCCATCACTGGCACTGAACGGCTCAGCTCTCTCTTCCCAACGGCAGGATTTCCATGCTCAGACGGATCTCTACCCACAATGTTCTTCTCGTGTAACAGGACAAGACAAGAGCTGTTCAGcatccccctggctctggggtgaggcaggccctgtccccactgcaaGGGCAGACAGGTTTTTATAACCAGCTTGTGACACTCCCCTGACCCAGTTGCCACAAATTGTGCCATACGGCAGCTTTTCTGCCTCACACCTGTGGCTATGTGCGTGTTTTCACCTGGCTCGCAGCCTGACCATGTGTGTGTACTCGAGCAGGCTGGGAGAgtctggcagctccagcagggatgAGAGAGTCGAGAGGATGTGCACGCACATTGTAGCACCGGGAGCCCCGGGCTCCTCGCACGCCAGGGTATCCTAATGcactgagccgggggggggcagggctggatgaaCTAAACTGATGGGAAAAGCTCCTTCCTCTCAGTTTAGAGCATCTCCGTGAAAGTGCTacggcggcacagctgcatcggtgcaggatTTTAAgcgaagacctgcccttagactgtgattcacaaaCGCCAAGACATGAGGTGAGGAGATGCCTACGCTAGACAGTAGGAGATGCGGATgaaaggggtgtgtgctaagccctgcctctcTCGTGGAGatgggcacctatctctgctcagTGATCCACAAAGGGAACCCCTTTCTTGGAGTCAGGCTGCTTAGCACCTACGGCAGATCTTGTGGGAATGAATTGGACGCCTTCCTCACACCACACAAACCGGCCGGGGTGGAGGAGCTGGCAATGACTTGTAGCCCCTTGGTTAAAGCCATCACCTGGGAGACCCTGCTTCAATTCCCGCTTCTGCCCAAGGCagggaaggatttgaacaggggcctTCTAGCTCTCGGGGTAGGGCCCTAACCCCTGGGGTATGAGTTAGTCTGTTCTGAGACCTCCTctctctggaagctgttccacgacggactgaataattaaagatcattgggcacaggtgccgactttcttctttctgggtgggtgctccacccccaccccaaggccctgcccacactctgccccttcccccaaggccctgcccttgctccatctcttcctgcccccgctctgccccacaccagcacctcccgcccactgccaaacagctgggcccaccaaacagctgattggaggGTGGCTGATGGGCACccactgttttgtttctgagggtgctctagccccggagcacccacggagtcggcacctgtgaTTGGGTCAGAGAGCGCAAGTATGCGTCTGACTCTACAGCTGGGGGGTTAGAGCACCCCCCGGCGAGGGGGGAAGCCAGGGTCCGTCCCTGCACCAATGGCCCTTTATTTATCCACCATGGAAAATCCTCAGCAGGAGAGAGTGCGGGAGCCCCCCACCTCCGCCTCGCCTCGTGGTCAAAGCGCTCTCCTGAGACTGGCGGAGCCCTGTTTCAGTTTAAGCTCCCCCTCTGCCcgaggggagcagggactgggagtcCCCCCATCCTAGGGGAATGCTCTGGCCCCTGGGTTAAAATGTATGAGGgaagccctccccagccagctgctgcgTGGCCTCGCCTGAGGGACCCGGTCTGAGAGCGTCCCTGAGCTCGCCTACCAAACTAGCTGGGACGGCTGGACCCCGATCTTCCCCCAGCCTGTGGATCACGCTGGGGCTCAGGCCGGGGAATAGGCGTCCACGCGCCTGGAGGGAGGCAGCCGTGGTCATGGCTGGagggagaaacacaggcaccgagggaacttttactgcacaaaCTTCGACTGCGAGTGAGTTTTGGCAGCTCTGGGGTCAGCAGGAGGTTTGTGCCTCACCGTGGAGCTGAAACCAGGGACTTAGGCCCCGAGCTCCTTTTGTGCCGCCCTAGGTGACCCCGGAGCCCGTGGACTGTCCTGttgacagcccctgggatctgtgCCCTCAGTCATTCAGATCCAGGTGAAGATCCCCCTCCGCCCGTGTAGCAACCAGCACAACGGGGAACCGGCTTGAGTGGCCTcagagccccagcagctcccacagtacctgcccctccccttcctttgctgcccccccatgtctgcctcctgccccagccctgagcaccttcctCTGCCCCCGGCACCTGCCGTCATGAGCAGTGGGCGCAGCTtcccttgggggaggctagccccccgtcTCACCTCTTCCACCcgctgccctgcccacactccacccccactcgccccaggcctctctccccacctccctcccccacttggcCGTCACTCGATgcatcccacctcaccccctgcccccgtgaGACCCCCGCCCACCGCTCACCGCATCTCGTCCTCGGGATGGCGAGCAgtgggcggggggtgaggagggacacagtgaggggcggggggggctcatggggaggggggaggagaggagggaggtggtGGGCGGCAGGGACCTCGGGAGCGgaagggggggaagtggggaggggctccCTCACCTGGTGGCAGCGGCTGTGCCAGGGGTGTTCTCCACCGCCCAAGCCTGCCCTTCCCGCTCCCCtaacccttccccctctgcctgtgcCAGTCCTACCCCCgccactcctctgcccccattacttccctcctcccagccccatggcacctgccactcctctctgctcccctcgtgcaacccaccctcagccccctcaaCACACCCTCCCCCGACTCCCCTCCgtccctgtctcccctccccccatgtccttCCCCTTGACCCGaccccctggcacctgcccctcccctcccccctttggtgcccacccctccccttccccatcaccctGGCACCCACTCCTCCCTTCACCCTCTGCACCCCGGTACGTGCCCTCCCTGGTGCCTGCTCCATCCCTGGCCCCCACCCTTTCGTCCCCCTCTGATTCCTTGGTGTCTGCCTCATGCCCCCCTATTGCCCCTGGagatctcccccttccttcccttccactcctgctccccaccccctccccctgcccctgtcccccggCATTAGCTGAGCTCCGACTCCCCTTAAGGGTGAGGAACCCCATATCACAGTGATTAATGGGCACGTGGGTGAATTGCCCTTTGatcccagtgaccagcccctgcccccagcactgactctgattctctccccagtggatgtgactctggatccaaacacGGCTCATCCCAGCCTCGTCCTGTCTGAGGATCAGAAAACTGTGACATACGATGAGAGACGACAGGATCGACCTGACAATCCTGAGAGATTCAATACTTATCCGATTGTCCTGGGCACAAATGGATTCACAGGCGGGAGGTtttactgggaggtggaggtgggagacaaAATAAACTGGACTGTGGGGGTTTGTAGGGAATCTGTGATCAGGACAGGGAAGGTCAGACTCACTCCTGGGAATGGATACTGGGCTGTGTGGCTGAGGGATGGAAAATACGAggcctgcacctccccccccaagatccccctccccacaggcatcAGGCCCAGCCGGGTGGGGGTTTTCCTGGACTATGAAGCAGGCGAGGTCTCATTTTACAGTGTGACTGACAGGTCCCATCTCTTCCCTTTCACTGACACCTTCTCCGGGACGCTCCGTCCTTATTTTTATGttggttacaaagaggagggtaaaAACACTGCTCCCCTAATAATCTGTCCTGTCCCAGCTCAGGCCAAAGGGAATCTTTGTCCCTGAGAGTGACAGCCGTGGCAGAGACTATCCCCTCCCAGCGctgaccagcccccagccctgttcccatGGGGATGGTACAAAGGGTAtcacctgcctgccccctccctcagttcccagtcccaggcctgtgagctgggggagaggagggggcagagaagggggtgcggggagcaggctgctgggctgtgggggtgcagggacagaggGCGGTGTGGGGGTGCAATGTCAGGGGTGGATGCTGTGGccaagggtggggtggagtggggagggggctgcagcagcaggaagggaagagcccagatcatgagagagactctggggagggggttgggggatgtaatgagaggggaggggagaggagaggggaggggaggggagagagaccacAAGGAGGAAGAGAACCATGGCAGAAATGACAAAGGGGAGAAGACCCCAGTgtgaggagcaggaggatctTGGGCAGGGTAAGAGTTGGCAGAAGGGAGGGATCCAGGAGCGGGGAaggctggagtcagaggagggagggatgcGTGAGGAGGGATTGGCCCTGTCTGCACTCTCCGTTTCTTGTTCCTGCAGGAGCCATTGAGCGCACGGTGGCTGCCAACACCCTCAGAGCGCGGCCGggcgctgcagtgtagacaggactaaCCTTGGTCTCGTCTGTGCCCTGAGCTGCGCTGGCCCGGGAGGCACCTGCAGGGCCCTGCATGGCTCAGGGGAAGGTGAACATAGATCAGAACCATGTTCCATTGCAAACCCACCCAGCGCTAGCCAGGACGGGGCAGATCTGTGCCGTGACTAGATTCCAAGACAGGGGGTTTGCTGGAGAGGAGATAGCTGcatagagggggaggggggataagtgGGGCGTTGGATGGAAAACAGTTTCTGGGACTGATGGTGAAaaggcagctgccaggggagcagggagacatctggcagagagagaaaatgggacagagagcagggagtgACAGTGGACGGCGCTGTACAGCAACGCCAGGGCCAAAATATTCCTGAGGTGCTGCATGAGCccttcaatgccaactggcagagcacCCACTGTACAGTAACTCAAATCAGGTCTGACACACTCATTACCCCCCCCCCACGCGGTTCTCCTCATAGGTATCCAGACGGTGTCATATATAAACTGGTGATAGGCTGGCCCCCAAAATCATTGTGTGATATCTGTGTGGGCTGTGTACAAAAGAGTGATACGtgagtgctggaaatatgttctgaatgtgtttgggaggcagtgcgTAAAGCCAGCCAGCCCTAGCCAGAGGAACGTCTGACTGGCTTGGGGACAGGCAGAGAACAACGAAAGTACATTTACAGATAAGGTAAACGAAGCAATGCGGCCGGCAGGAAAGGGCTTAGTGAGCACGCTGGGgacagagtccgcacccccaggaagtcttcctggctCCTGAAAAAATGCAGTCGACTTCCAGGACATACTGTTAgttagggaagaaagagaacggcCCCCTCCGAGCCGTGGAAGCTGGGTCCCCTGGCCTGGGTGGCTAGTGATGTCAACTTCTTAGGTAACGATTGTAACGTGCTAAAACTGAGTTGTAGTCACTAGAAAGTCtgctttgtttagttttgtttggaaccaatctgttctcttcttctcttgcttagcatcacttaaatggctgttctttgttaataaactcagTCTTATTTTTCCTACATATCAGTGCTGTTATACTGGAGTGTAGACTGAGtcctcagctcagctcacaggctggtgtgtgctgtgtgtctctTTAGAGACAGAAAACTTAATAACGTTTTCCAGTGTCCTGTGAGAGCGACTGGACGCTGCAGAgaaatgtctctggggaactcgggAAGTGGAGATCATTGATTTGTTACCTGCAAGCTATGgtaaagactggcagagtctcgaggagtttgctggtgaattGAACGGGAAGATGTGGCAGGGAGCGGACACAGTCTAATCTCCCGTAAAGCTCATTCTTTCTAAAACAGAGGGGTAACACTTCGGTTTACAGTTCTGGGTGTCCGGAACAGAACTTTACACCCCTCCCACATAGGTTTGATTTCTCTCTCAGGAGATGTGGAGGGAGGTGCTTCTgtaggtgggggctcagggaaacCTGTTTATTGCTGGGAGACAGGCCCCCCACCCAAGTGATCCCTCCCTCTtgctccacatatctattcaggggacaccatcacagggcctaataacatcagatgtcaagaattagaacattcataaaccagtcggagaacacttcaatctctctggtcacgcgattacagacatgaaagttgcgatattacaacagaaaaacttcaaaaccagactccagcgagagactgttgaattggaattcatttgcaaattggatacagttaacttaggcttgaatagagactgggagtggctaagtcattatgcaaggtaacctatttccccttgttttttcttaccccctctccccccagttcctcagacgttcttgttaaaccctggatttgtgctggaaatggcccaccttgattatcatacacattgtaaggagagtgatcactttagataagctattaccagcaggagagtggggtggggggagagaaaaccttttgtagtgttaaacacccattttttcatggtctgtgtatataaaaatatcctcactgcattttccactttatgcatacgaagaagtgagctgtagctcacgaaagcttatgctcaaataaattggttagtctctaaggtgccacaagtcctccttttctttttgcgaatacagactaacacggctgttactctgaaacttttaaaaatatttaacattataataaatgctggaggtgaagcagggttttgggtggaggctgacagctcacaaccccccagatAATAAttgcatgaccccctgaggggtcacaacccccagtttgagaacccctgctgtaaactGATGGTGAGAGATTCCATCCCACACCTCCCTGAAACCAACTGTCTGGCTGAGGCAGCTTCCCACTCGGAGCGCTGGCTTTTgttgatcccattcttaggcccttaactctccccatcccttgtacagggagcctaggtgcctaactcaaggCTCTGGGTTCCACTGGGTGGCAAGTGCTGAGTCTGGGTCCCCTTTGTGAATCGGGACCTTTCTGCCTCCTTCACACAGAAATCCCCAAATGCTGCTGAGCAAGGTTCAGGTGCAGCCCGTttgtggaaagaggaaaatgaaactcAGCTCCTCTCTTCCCTGCATTGGGGCTGATGAGAATCCAGCAAAACCTCTCCAAATTCAACGGACCTGCTCCGTCTGCCTGGAGCTTTCCAAGGATCCAGCGAGCACAGCCTGTGGGCACAGTTTCTGCTGCGTGTGTGACAGAGCAGCTAGATGCTAACGCCAGACGGTCTCACTCTCTGTGGTCATGGTGTTCCCCTGGATTTGAGGTGTGTTTGTGTAACCCAGTATGTGATCAAGCTAACTGCAGCCATATTATCTGCACTCAGTCaccatgaattaatgaaatagaacaccataTATTGAAGGGTTAATTTGAAAGCAGGCTTTTAGAGGCAAGATCAAAACTagctgcagtttctgctaatcagaatgggaggagggaaaagacaaGTCAACATTTGAGACTGAAAGTAAACAAGTGGACAGAAAGCTTGGAGTTTGGGCACCTTTGATATAGAAGTTTATTATGACTAAAATGGTTAGGAAAAGTGATGACGTAGTAGGGGTCactatgacctatgtgttttgtagaagttaattATAAAAAGGGTTAGATATAGAATGttctttggagcagtcctctgcaGCCATCCTCAGAGAGATGTTCCAGAggaacagccgtgttcgtctgtattcgcaaaaagaaaaggaggacttgtgacaccttagagttagtccttttctttttcctaagagagatgtttttctgacaccttttcccccaggagggaagtgtTTGGCCACCGCTGACCTACCATTAATTACCCAATACTGTCTCACATTTTAGGAAAATACCCGGGATGTTCTAAATCTATTCCTTAGGTCTGTGTGGGCTTAAAtgtaataaactgcagttttagaaaGCGCATACGTACTTGTATTAATCATTTATCAGACGGAAtcactgtgttcccattgatttattcccgacactgcctggagtgaaacagtgaAGTTACCATCGCTGCGGGTTCTGAAACCCCCAGGCAACAATGATGTTGAGAGGACCAGCTGAGGCATAGCCACTAAAATTCACACAAACAGGCAAAGCTCATTGTCCAGGTGAATTAGGTCTCAGTTTCCCTGattgtaaataaatcattttttaaaatttccctttcTACAAGGAGGGTATTGTATCGCctgatttattttgggggtgggatcaAACAAGTACGGACCAGGTTCTCTTTTCACTGTGAGGGGAAACATGGACCTTGccattcccaggctgccctgtggcactctgcattcccagagggagagggaaggggagggggcagagatgccATGAATAGCCTAGAACCCAGCCTCTGGGGGTGAAAAGACAGAGCCAGTGTAGGGGAAGCTGTGGGCTGAGAAGACAGCTAAATTCAGGGACAGCATCTCCCACTCAGAGAAAGAGGAGCAGATGGTGGCTGACTTGCAGAATCTGTGCAGtgagacccatctcaaaaaagatatactggaattggaaaaggttcagaaaagggcaacaaaaatggttaggggtatggaacggcttccgtatgaggagagattaataagactgggacttttcagcttggaaaagagatggctaaggggagatatgattgaggtctataaaaatacgactggtgtagagaaagtagataaggaagtgctgtttactacttctcataacacaagaactaggggtcaccaaatgaaattagtaggcagcaggtttaaaacaaataaaaggaagtatttcttcacacaacgcacaatcaacctgtggtactccttgccaggatgctgtgatggccaagaccataacagggttcaaaaaagaactagacaaattcatggaggataggtccatcaatggctattagccaggatgggcagggacggtgtccctagcctccttttgccagaagctgggaatgagcaacagactgaggttgacacagtgtGTGTGAGGATACTGCATGACCCAGGTCAACCCTAACAGACCTCCAGAAGCTGTCCCCCAGTGCCCAACACACCTCTCTGCTTACAGCTGTGAACTCTACTACCCAGGAGTCATGAAGACCAGGAGCCGTCGCTGTATTTAAACCCccccatatttttgaaatgccgtTTCTGCATTGCCCAGCTGAGTGAGCGCACACTTAGCAGCTCTCCCAGGGCGCGTGCCGCTGCCCATCTGCGCACTCCAGTTACACATTCTAGACGCACCGATGGCTGGAGTAGGCAGGAAATGCTGGATCTCCTGAGCCTGAGGAGAGAagggctgtgcaggcagagcgACAGAGCAGTGGTATCCGGTATCCGTGAGCAGGTTGCTCGGGGGATGCcggggaaggggtagggcagggatcggcagcAGCGCCATGGGAACGTGAAGAAACTGCAGCAGGCACACCAGGCAGTCAGGGAAGCCAACAGTTGacctggtgctgagccacagacctgctgcttctccaATAAGCTGCATGAAATACTTGGCAGAGACCAACACCCCACATCTCActgtggatacctctgaggaggcTGAGTCACAGGCCCCAGCCGTAAACAGCAGGGATGGGAACGAGGAAGAGTAGCAGACGGGGGGACATGCAATTGGGGATCCCGTTATGATGTTCGAGAATGCACTACAGTCAGACCTGGCTGTCAAGAACTggcgagcctgatgcaggggggGACCCTCAGGtaaatgtgtaaatttatttcccatgaCAGTGACGGTGGCCATGAACTTGGCaggacacagctattgacttttctTTAATTCACTCACACTGGAAGAAGAGGTGGTACCACACAGTGAGGTAGAGTTGGGGGagcatgtggagcagtttgcttCTGACACAGGGAGGACCCTCGAATCCTCCTGAGCAATCCTGATGAAATTTCTGtgcaggtactctgcaatcctctgcccaaGGTTTCAAGGGATTGCAGCCTCGTTTCTTCCTCCACGGTAGGGCACTTTCCCACATCAGTCACTGATAACTTTGGCAGGCACCATCACAGTAAAGAGACGAGCAGCAAGCAGGTGGCTTTGGGGTGCTATCAGTAGCCAGGCTCCCTGGACCTTCGTCACACGCAGGAGGGAGATATCAGCTGTTAGCGACCAAAGGGGAAATAGAATGTCTGAGGTAACATGTGTCAGGTGTTCTGTAGGTGGGTTCATTTTTCACGAACCTCCTACAATATTCTGgatctttgtagaatcttgtggcacttccagactttctgagaactacattttccttgaacttcCTAGAATGCTGTCAGCCTCGCCCTCACGGGTAGATAAGGGGCAGGCGTCGCCAGGCACCCAGTgagatagaagaaaaaaaatgaagtgacgtGAGAGCCATGCTACAATAGTGTGAACCTTATTTTATTGCGGAATCGTGGAAGTGAACTTGTGTTATAAGACTCCAAGAGTGTAAGCAGCAACTAATAAAAGACACATCTAATGAGACGCCAGAGACATCTATCGAACACCTATCGATGCAACAACATAAAAGAACCACTGTTCCTTCTTTTGCCCTGCTTAACACAGAATGttggatgactttctaagactgcagaGCATAGACTTTTGGTCTCCATGAtactgtctgtttcccctgtagaaaataaaagatgatcccaaagaagccttcaggagctcagtataggaagcaaaaagctcagctgccatctagtttgcagcaaggggcaaatgtgATAGGACAATATCTGAAGCAGATCCACACAGACCAGGTTGTAGGCAGTAGCAATTGTCCCCgtgcagaagaaactgaggagtgaAGCGTAAATGATGGAAGCCCTATTACTAAGGAATGAGCAGATTCGCCTGAAGATGAGGAATGggaatgtgaggaaagtgatggagaatcgtcTAGTTTTCCTGGTGGCGTAAAGGAGagggatgataaagaagaatgtggctcccATGAAAAGGggagtaatgacaaagaaaaatctggtttacatgaaaaggagagaaacgataaagaagaatcagcctcgcatgatgacagaaacagcagtaaaaaaaaattgcacaccacaaatcgatACATCAGAGTCTGCTTTATGGCCGgcgatcctaaactctgccaatattgaTCGTACAATTTTGAATGGTCTGAGCAAGATTGAGGATATGACATTTctagtaaatgagcagaagtgtCCTGTCTCAAAGTCACACTGAGAAAGAGTGCTCGAGAATGGTGAGCAACTGAATCGGCATTGActagtttactcaaaatcaactgacaaagtgttctgtttttgttgcaaaatatttgacaagaatgccaaatcctTACTTGCGTGTTCCGGGTACAGTTACTAGCAAAACttggctgatgctctgaagcaacatgaaaagtcacccagccattttagggcctactccaaatggatggaggtcaagtccaggatcaagctgaataaatgtatagatgcagaaaaccagtgcattattaatgtagaaacccagcattggaggaacgtgcttgagcatctgatctcaattaccctcccccttgcaaagaataatttgactTTCCATGGCTCGTCGGATAAGTTGCTCACTGAacataacagtaatttcctcagtttggtgaagctccttgggaaatacgacAATATCATGCATGAGCACTGGCATCGAGGAATTCAACACGAGCTGCAAAACC of Natator depressus isolate rNatDep1 chromosome 11, rNatDep2.hap1, whole genome shotgun sequence contains these proteins:
- the LOC141996297 gene encoding E3 ubiquitin-protein ligase TRIM39-like, which produces MTSITEEGPTDSMEASDKLQAELRWRSARLYTVDVTLDPNTAHPSLVLSEDQKTVTYDERRQDRPDNPERFNTYPIVLGTNGFTGGRFYWEVEVGDKINWTVGVCRESVIRTGKVRLTPGNGYWAVWLRDGKYEACTSPPKIPLPTGIRPSRVGVFLDYEAGEVSFYSVTDRSHLFPFTDTFSGTLRPYFYVGYKEEGKNTAPLIICPVPAQAKGNLCP